One Vanessa atalanta chromosome 8, ilVanAtal1.2, whole genome shotgun sequence genomic window carries:
- the LOC125065659 gene encoding GSK3B-interacting protein encodes MSEQVLDKETWPAEAEAAINDIRKHVNSAQVSSKVRSTNQKIYINLTTLENAEYCVEMSALGFRVVGRKYDDTSLSTIENMNYETPYALLNNISQKYRESFGGELMNKLLHLAKKSEG; translated from the coding sequence ATGTCGGAGCAAGTATTAGATAAAGAGACTTGGCCAGCTGAAGCGGAAGCAGCCATCAACGATATCCGAAAACATGTCAATTCAGCTCAAGTATCCTCTAAAGTGAGGAGCACCAACCAGAAGATCTACATTAATCTCACGACTTTGGAAAATGCAGAATATTGCGTCGAAATGTCCGCCTTGGGATTCAGGGTCGTCGGCAGAAAATATGACGACACGAGCCTGTCTACCATAGAAAACATGAATTACGAGACGCCCTACGCTTTACTCAACAACATCAGTCAGAAGTACAGGGAATCATTCGGCGGTGAACTCATGAACAAACTGCTACACCTGGCTAAGAAATCAGAAGGCTGA